A stretch of the Teretinema zuelzerae genome encodes the following:
- the rplA gene encoding 50S ribosomal protein L1: MKHGKKYRESLKKYDSMQEYDLVKACELVKELKFTKFDETVEVHVNLKLSKSQTVRDTVVLPNQFRGEKKVLVFCKDDRAQEALAAGAAFAGADEYIEKVKGGWLDFDIAVATPDMMKDVGRLGMVLGRKGLMPNPKTGTVTNDIAAAINELKKGRVEFRADKTGVIHLPVGKVSMDAPKIAENIEAFLSEMMRKKPSDAKMDFVQSVSVCSTMGPGVWVAYKVGE, from the coding sequence ATGAAACACGGAAAAAAATATCGCGAATCGCTCAAGAAATACGACTCCATGCAGGAGTATGATCTTGTTAAGGCCTGCGAACTCGTAAAAGAGCTCAAATTCACCAAGTTCGACGAAACCGTCGAGGTTCATGTCAATCTCAAGCTTTCCAAGAGCCAGACTGTCCGGGATACCGTTGTGCTTCCCAATCAGTTCCGCGGCGAAAAGAAAGTGCTCGTATTCTGCAAAGACGACCGCGCTCAGGAAGCTCTTGCTGCCGGCGCTGCCTTCGCTGGAGCCGACGAATATATCGAAAAGGTTAAGGGCGGTTGGCTGGATTTCGATATCGCAGTCGCTACCCCCGACATGATGAAAGACGTCGGCCGTCTCGGTATGGTTCTCGGACGCAAGGGCCTTATGCCCAATCCGAAGACCGGAACCGTAACGAACGACATCGCCGCCGCGATCAATGAGCTCAAGAAGGGCCGCGTTGAATTCCGCGCCGATAAAACCGGTGTTATCCACCTTCCGGTCGGAAAAGTTTCGATGGACGCGCCGAAAATCGCTGAAAACATCGAAGCCTTCCTTTCCGAAATGATGCGGAAAAAACCGAGCGACGCCAAGATGGACTTTGTTCAGTCCGTGTCCGTTTGTTCCACCATGGGACCCGGAGTTTGGGTTGCTTACAAGGTAGGAGAATAA
- the rplK gene encoding 50S ribosomal protein L11 yields MAKKKITAVIKLQCPAGKATPAPPVGPALGPHGVSAPQFVQQFNDRTKAMEAGLVIPCVITVYSDKTFTFILKTPPASVLIKKACNLQKGSDNATKNKVATISKEKLEEIAKLKMPDINANDIEAAKKIIAGTARSMGVEVER; encoded by the coding sequence ATGGCAAAGAAAAAGATCACAGCCGTGATCAAGTTGCAGTGCCCCGCGGGTAAGGCGACTCCTGCTCCTCCCGTCGGACCGGCTCTCGGACCCCACGGCGTGAGCGCTCCTCAGTTCGTACAACAGTTCAACGATCGTACGAAAGCAATGGAAGCCGGACTCGTAATTCCTTGCGTGATTACTGTCTATTCCGACAAGACCTTCACCTTCATTCTGAAGACTCCGCCCGCATCCGTTCTTATCAAGAAGGCATGCAATCTTCAGAAGGGCTCCGATAACGCCACGAAGAACAAGGTTGCGACCATTTCCAAGGAAAAGCTCGAAGAAATCGCGAAGCTCAAGATGCCCGACATCAACGCGAACGATATCGAAGCGGCCAAGAAAATTATTGCCGGTACTGCTCGCAGTATGGGCGTAGAGGTGGAGCGATAA
- the nusG gene encoding transcription termination/antitermination protein NusG, producing the protein MAKGWYILHTYSGYEGKIEKTIRSLIESGDISADVVADIKVPVEEVIEVKDGKKKSVTKKFLPGYILIEMDLPELGWKATCSAIRKIQGVTGFVGTPSGVRPQPISQDEARAILQKAGELKGDKAPRIKQSFEIGETVKIIDGPFDSFTGTIEEVNTEKNKLRVMVGIFGRATPVEVDILQVEKI; encoded by the coding sequence ATGGCTAAGGGATGGTACATCCTGCATACCTATTCAGGGTATGAAGGCAAGATCGAAAAAACAATACGTTCTCTTATCGAGTCCGGAGACATCTCGGCTGATGTCGTAGCCGATATCAAGGTTCCTGTAGAGGAAGTGATAGAGGTTAAGGACGGAAAAAAGAAAAGCGTAACCAAAAAATTTCTTCCTGGATATATTCTTATCGAGATGGATCTGCCCGAGCTTGGATGGAAGGCTACCTGTTCCGCCATCCGCAAGATTCAGGGCGTAACCGGTTTCGTCGGCACTCCCAGCGGCGTCCGTCCTCAGCCTATCAGTCAGGACGAAGCTCGCGCTATTCTTCAGAAGGCCGGCGAGCTCAAGGGCGATAAGGCTCCCCGCATCAAGCAGTCTTTCGAAATCGGGGAAACCGTCAAAATCATCGACGGTCCGTTCGATTCTTTCACCGGAACCATCGAAGAAGTGAATACCGAAAAGAATAAGCTGCGGGTTATGGTCGGAATTTTCGGCCGTGCCACTCCGGTCGAAGTCGATATTTTACAGGTTGAAAAGATTTAG
- the secE gene encoding preprotein translocase subunit SecE, whose protein sequence is MSKIVQFLKECVAELRKVVWPTRDDVISSVKVVVVSTIIIAAILGVLDAVLVAGVNLVF, encoded by the coding sequence ATGTCGAAAATCGTCCAGTTTTTGAAGGAATGTGTTGCCGAGCTCCGCAAGGTAGTCTGGCCGACACGCGATGATGTGATCTCTTCCGTGAAAGTGGTGGTGGTCTCAACAATTATAATCGCCGCTATTCTTGGTGTTCTTGACGCTGTACTCGTAGCCGGTGTGAATCTTGTTTTTTAG
- the rpmG gene encoding 50S ribosomal protein L33, whose protein sequence is MAKKTSVEIIAMQCTECKQKNYTTKKNRKNTQGKLELSKYCPFERKHTIHKETKVK, encoded by the coding sequence ATGGCCAAGAAAACATCCGTAGAAATAATCGCTATGCAGTGCACTGAATGCAAGCAGAAAAATTATACTACCAAGAAGAATCGAAAGAATACCCAGGGTAAGCTTGAGCTGAGCAAGTACTGTCCTTTCGAGCGCAAGCATACGATTCACAAGGAAACCAAGGTTAAATAA
- the epsC gene encoding serine O-acetyltransferase EpsC, protein MTNLDERIERILTSYEEFGGINLTDNQHFPNRQTVVEVICDLENIIFPGFRENTSIDRESLRFVTGERLHRVALKLTGEVLKAIKYICEISQREGKGCYKYAEQIVLALIDEIPEFRRLSVTDAQAALDGDPAARSVEEVILSYPGLEALLVHRIAHFLHSKGVPIIPRMMSEYVHGKTGIDIHPGAKIGEECFIDHGTGVVIGETCVIGKHVKVYQGVTLGALSVKKAMADKKRHPTIEDNVTIYAGATILGGETVIGEGSVIGGNTWITETVSPKSRIYNCPS, encoded by the coding sequence ATGACCAACCTGGACGAACGGATCGAGCGCATTTTAACCAGCTACGAAGAATTCGGCGGAATCAATCTGACCGACAATCAACACTTTCCCAACCGGCAAACCGTAGTCGAGGTTATCTGCGACCTGGAAAACATCATTTTCCCCGGATTCCGGGAAAACACTTCGATTGATCGCGAATCGCTGCGCTTCGTGACAGGAGAGCGGCTCCACCGGGTAGCCCTCAAGCTCACCGGAGAGGTCCTGAAGGCCATTAAATACATCTGCGAAATATCCCAACGCGAAGGGAAAGGGTGCTATAAATACGCCGAACAGATAGTGCTCGCGCTCATCGATGAAATACCCGAATTCCGCCGATTATCCGTTACGGACGCGCAGGCGGCCCTCGACGGAGATCCGGCGGCGAGAAGCGTCGAGGAAGTAATTCTATCGTACCCGGGGCTGGAAGCCCTGTTAGTCCACCGGATAGCGCACTTCCTGCATTCCAAGGGCGTTCCCATCATCCCCCGGATGATGAGCGAATACGTGCATGGAAAAACCGGCATAGACATTCATCCGGGCGCGAAAATCGGGGAAGAGTGCTTTATCGATCACGGAACAGGCGTGGTTATCGGGGAAACCTGCGTAATCGGAAAACATGTGAAGGTGTACCAGGGAGTAACGCTGGGAGCGCTCAGCGTGAAAAAGGCGATGGCAGACAAGAAAAGACATCCTACTATAGAAGATAACGTGACCATTTACGCCGGAGCGACCATTCTCGGGGGAGAAACGGTGATCGGAGAAGGAAGCGTGATCGGCGGAAACACCTGGATTACGGAAACCGTATCGCCGAAGAGCAGGATATACAATTGCCCAAGTTAA
- a CDS encoding NusG domain II-containing protein: MPKLKSLLSGIRAWDAVILAAVLAAAIASGIYVYGGAAARLRVVIESPEGSWIYSLDETVEVDIPGTLGNTRIHIENGEVHFEDSPCPNKTCIAAPALKRKGDWNACLPNEVIVRIEGTEKNSGVDIISR; encoded by the coding sequence TTGCCCAAGTTAAAGAGCCTTTTATCCGGAATTCGGGCGTGGGACGCGGTCATACTGGCCGCAGTCCTTGCAGCGGCGATAGCGTCCGGGATCTACGTGTACGGAGGAGCCGCCGCGCGTCTCAGAGTCGTTATCGAATCCCCCGAGGGAAGCTGGATATACAGCCTGGATGAAACCGTGGAAGTCGATATACCCGGAACGCTCGGAAACACGCGGATTCACATTGAAAACGGGGAGGTTCATTTTGAGGACTCCCCCTGCCCCAACAAAACCTGCATCGCGGCCCCCGCCTTAAAACGAAAAGGCGACTGGAACGCCTGCCTCCCCAACGAAGTCATCGTCCGAATCGAAGGAACCGAAAAAAACAGCGGAGTCGACATCATTTCCCGTTGA